The following is a genomic window from Candidatus Omnitrophota bacterium.
GGGGACGGGGTGCATGGTCTGACGACCTTTTGCCACGACGCTGGAAACGGCTGATACATCGGAAGTCGTTGACCTAAACATTACCGCACCTGCTCCTTACTCGGCGATTCAACGCGACGATCATAATAGGAATGGATATATGATTATTCCCGATCGGTGAGGAACGGCGAAACAATGGTATCAAGGTCGAGAGGATGGCCGAGATCGTAAAGTTCTCGTTGCGGAACCAGCATCTGAGCGCTGCGGTCGCCGATGCATTGATTGAAAACATCCAAACGCCGCTTCAGATCGAGCCGGGTGGGTTCCGGCAATTGCAGACTGATTTTCTTGCCGTTGCTCATCGACCATAAGCGTGTCATTTGCCCTGCCGCGGTGCGAGTATTCCGTCCTTTCGTCTCCACTAATACGATGCCTTCGCGAACAGCGACAGTCGTGATTTTAGTGGCGCCGGATGTAACGTTGACATAAAACTGTGTGCCAACAACTTTAGCTGTCCCGTTGGGGCAGACTACGGTGAAGCCTTCTTCGCGAGGCTGAACGTCGATGAACAGCTCGCCTGACTGCAATCGGATGCGTCTTTCCATTCCTACGCTGTTCTTTTCCTCGATTTCCGGATAGTTCTCCACCGAGAACAGCGTATTGGGAGAGGCGTAAATCACGGATCCGTCTGGGAATTCGAAGAATTCTCCTTCCGGACGCACGATAAAATACGGTTGGCGGTAGGGGGAACTGACAAGTACGCCGCTTCTTTCAATATGGATGAACGGTTCCTCGGTAACGTATCCCATTTGCAAGGTAGCGTACATGCCTAGGATGCAAACCAGGATGGAAGCGGCGATGGCGGCGTGTCGGCGTCCCTGATCCATGAGGAATTGGGAGAAGAATAAGCCTAAATCTTTAGAACGGCGGCTAAGAGTAATAGGTTGAAAACCGGGCAAAGCGTCCATAACGTTGTCGGCGATAGCCAGCGTATGATATCCCGTTTTCGCTTGTTGCCGCAACGCTCCAGCCAATAAGCGTTCTTCCCGCTCGGCGCCGTAGTAGAAATTGGCGCAATTTTCGCACCGTTTAAGATGTTTCTCGACTCGTCCGCAACCGTCAGAGGACAGTTCGTTATCCAGGTAAAGGATAATTTCTTGTTCCCATTCGGTGCAGCAACCCTTAGCGTTCATTATTCGCGCTCCGTATTCTTTCCACTTGTTCGCGCAGCATCCGCCGGCCTTCGAATAACCTGGATCGCACCAGGTCGACCGGCATGTCCAACAATTCAGAAATTTCTTCGTAAGAATAATCTTCCAGATATTTTAATCTCAGTAAAGTTCGATATTTCTCCGGCAACTGCTCCAACCGGCTCATTAAGGTTTCCTGCAACCGCAAGCCGTCATCCGTCGTGGGCGCCAGAGGAACAACGTTGGGAATCCGTTCCTGGTATTTAAGGTCGTCAAAGGATTCCGGTTCGACTTTTTTCTTTCGCAAACAGGCGTAACAGAGGTTTCTCGTTATGCCAAACAGCCAGGAGCCGAATTTGTTTATGTCTTTCAATTCGCGCAACTTGCTGTAAGCTAAAAGAAACGCTTCCTGGGCGATATCCTGCGATTCCGCCGCATTGCCAATCATGCTATTGGCCAGGAGAAATACCTTTTTTTGATACTTCTCCACCAAAGGGCGGTAGCATTCCCGCTTTCCGGCCAATACTTGCTGTACTAATGTGGCTTCGGCGTTTTCGA
Proteins encoded in this region:
- a CDS encoding FecR domain-containing protein, whose product is MNAKGCCTEWEQEIILYLDNELSSDGCGRVEKHLKRCENCANFYYGAEREERLLAGALRQQAKTGYHTLAIADNVMDALPGFQPITLSRRSKDLGLFFSQFLMDQGRRHAAIAASILVCILGMYATLQMGYVTEEPFIHIERSGVLVSSPYRQPYFIVRPEGEFFEFPDGSVIYASPNTLFSVENYPEIEEKNSVGMERRIRLQSGELFIDVQPREEGFTVVCPNGTAKVVGTQFYVNVTSGATKITTVAVREGIVLVETKGRNTRTAAGQMTRLWSMSNGKKISLQLPEPTRLDLKRRLDVFNQCIGDRSAQMLVPQRELYDLGHPLDLDTIVSPFLTDRE
- a CDS encoding sigma-70 family RNA polymerase sigma factor; amino-acid sequence: MMIENAEATLVQQVLAGKRECYRPLVEKYQKKVFLLANSMIGNAAESQDIAQEAFLLAYSKLRELKDINKFGSWLFGITRNLCYACLRKKKVEPESFDDLKYQERIPNVVPLAPTTDDGLRLQETLMSRLEQLPEKYRTLLRLKYLEDYSYEEISELLDMPVDLVRSRLFEGRRMLREQVERIRSANNER